GGTATCATTGCCGTCGGCCTCGCCCGATAGCATGGCTTCCACCTGACGGCGGTTGGCCTCGCTCTTCAGCGCCTTCAGTGCGTCTTCGGCTTCCTTGACGATTTCGTCATCGCCTTCCATTTCGCCGAGTTCGATCAGCTCGATGTTATCCCGGAGCTGCTGCTCCAGCGCCTTGACGCCATTGATGCTGTCATCCAGCTGCTGGCGCTCACGCATCAGCTTCTGGGCCTCTGCGGCATCGTTCCAGAGGGTCGGATCCTCTGCCTTGTTATTCAACCAGTCCAGTCGTCTTATCGCCTGGTCCCAGTCAAAGATGCCTCCTCAGCAGGCTTATGGCCTGCTTGATTTCGTCGACGACATTCACGATTTCATTGCGCATTTCGCTGGTTCTTCACCTTCATTAAAACTCGTTGCTCAAATAAATGCGGGGGGCGCGGATGTAAAGACCCGCGCCCCCCGATGATCCCGGAACTTCAGCTCAATAAAGCCCGCCGCCGCCGCCAGTGATGGCCTGCTGCGCTTGCGGCGACGTTTTGAGGATGTCTTCCTGCGACATGTAGTTCTCCGCGCCGATCACCGAGAAGCTGTCGGCCGGGCCGGTGCCGGGCTTGAATGCCTCCATGATGGTGTCAGGTTCGCCCTCTACTGCCGCCATACCGGTCTTGCGATTGACGGCAATGAACTTCATGCCATCGGGAACGATGAACTTCGATGGCTCCAGATGCTTGGCCGCATCGGCGATGAACTCACCGAAAATCGGTGCCGAAAGCGAGCCACCGGTGCCGCCGCGACCGAGGGGAGCGGGAGAATCAAAGCCGATATAGAGACCGGCCACCATGTCCGGCGTGTAACCGACGAACCAGGCGTCCTTTTCATCGTTGGTGGTGCCCGTTTTGCCGGCAACCGGTAGATCGACCTTGATCTTGCCCGCTGCCGTGCCGCGCTGCACCACGCCTTCCAGCATGGAGGTTGTCTGGTAAGCGGTCATCGGGTCGAGGACCTGCTCGCGATTATCGACGATGACGGGCTCGTCCTGGTTTTGCCAGCTCGTCGCATTGCAGCCTTCGCATCCACGCTCTTCGTGCCGGAAGATCGTCTTGCCGTAGCGATCCTGGATGCGGTCGATCAGCGTCGGCTTGATCTGCTTGCCGCCATTGGCAAGAACCGAATAGGCCGAGACCATGCGCATGACGGTGGTTTCACCCGAACCGAGGGACATCGACAGAAGCGGCGGCATCTTGTCGTAGATGCCGAAGCGTTCGGCATATTCCGCCACGAGGTTCATACCCATGTCCTGTGCCAGACGCACGGTCATGAGGTTACGGGACTTTTCGATACCGAGACGCAAGGTCGAAGGGCCAGCCGAACCGCCGCCGTAATTCTGCGGTTTCCAGACCTGGTTGCCGGAGACGACCTCGATCGGGGCGTCGAGGATGACCGAGGCCGGCGTATAGCCATTGTCGAGCGCGGCTGCGTAGATGAACGGTTTGAAAGAGGAGCCGGGCTGACGCATGGCCTGCGTCGAGCGATTGAATTCTGACTGCGCATAGGAGAATCCGCCGACCATGGCCAGAACACGGCCCGTATGCGGATCCATCACTACCATGCCGCCCTGCACTTTCGGCGGCTGGCGCAGGCGATATTCATTGCCGGAGCCGGAGAGCGGCTGCGCATAGACGACGTCGCCGACGGAAAGCACGCCAACTGGCGACTTGGCGGTCGCGCGCTTGCCGGCTGCATCGCGAAATGCCCAGCGCATGTTTTCTGCCGAGATATGCCCGCGCGTGCGCTTGTCGCCATCTTCCGCGTCGGGATCGGCCTGAAGGCCGATATCGACGCCATCGGCAGCAACAGCGAGTACCACTGCCACCTTCCACTCGGGAACGTCGCGCAGACCCTTGACCTTCGCCAATGCCGCCGTCCAGTCACCAGCTGTTTCGATCTTTTCGACAGGGCCACGGAAACCGCGACGCTCGTCATACTGTACAAGCCCGTCCTGAAGCGCCTTGCGGGCTTCGCGCTGGATTTGCGGATCGAACGATGTGCGGACGGAAAGCCCGCCTTCAAGCAGCGCTTCCTCGCCATATTTCTCGACGATCTGGCGGCGAACTTCCTCTGCGAAATAATCGGAGGCGAAAATATGCGCCCCACCACGACGCAGATTGACACCGAGCGGCTGCTTCTTGGCGTCTGCGGCGTCATCGGCAGTGATGTAACCATTCTCGGCCATGCGGTCGATCACCCAGTCACGACGCTCGAGCGCAGCCTTCTCGCGGCGGATCGGATGGTAATTGTTCGGCCCCTTCGGCAGAGACGCCAGATATGCCGTCTCGGCAATCGTCAGTTCGGTGACGGATTTGTTGAAATAGGTCAGCGCCGCCCCGGCGATGCCGTAGGAATTCAGGCCGAAAAAGATCTCGTTGAGATAAAGCTCGAGGATCTTGTCCTTTGAATAGGTTTGCTCGATGCGGAAGGAGAGGATGGCTTCCTTGAGCTTGCGGTCGATGGTCTGGTCGTTGGTCAGAAGAAAGTTTTTCGCAACCTGCTGGGTGATCGTCGATGCGCCGACGGGACGACGGCCGGAGCCGACATTCTGGAGATTGACGAGGATGGCGCGACCGAGGCCCCAGATATCGACGCCCGGATGGTTGTAGAAATTCTTGTCTTCAGCGGACAGGAAGGCTGCCTTCACGCGGTCGGGTATCGCCTGGATCGGCAGGAACAGGCGCTTCTCATGCGCATATTCCGCCATGAGCTCACCATTGCCAGCGTGTACACGGGTTGTTACGGGCGGCTCATAGGTGCTCAGAACTGCGTAATCCGGCAGGTCCTTCGTCACGCCGTGCAAATAAATCGCACCGACGACGGCGGCGCACAAAAACAGCACGCTGGCCAAGCCGAAAAAATATCCAATCAGTCTGATCATACCAAGCTACCGATAATTCGAATCGTAACCATCAACGCCCGACGATTTACGGGCGCATCCTTGCATATCGCGTGCCGTTTTGCACACCATACCTTCGATGACAAGCCGATACGGCAGCATTCGCTGATATGTTACCGGGCCGAATGCCCGCAATCATGCATCGAAGCTTACGGATTGCCACCGAATCCGCTTCCCGAGTAACGCGGGGAATGTGAGTAAAATAGGGCTCAGCGGTCGCAATCGTTGCCAAGGGTCAAGAATTGAACAGCTTTTCGGCTGTCTCTGGCGGCGTAGCCACACTTTTGGTTGGCCCGTCGGCGGCCTGTCAGCCACCGTTTGCCATGGCCTTTGCGCGGTATCGCCCGACGGCCG
This genomic interval from Agrobacterium tumefaciens contains the following:
- a CDS encoding penicillin-binding protein 1A, producing the protein MIRLIGYFFGLASVLFLCAAVVGAIYLHGVTKDLPDYAVLSTYEPPVTTRVHAGNGELMAEYAHEKRLFLPIQAIPDRVKAAFLSAEDKNFYNHPGVDIWGLGRAILVNLQNVGSGRRPVGASTITQQVAKNFLLTNDQTIDRKLKEAILSFRIEQTYSKDKILELYLNEIFFGLNSYGIAGAALTYFNKSVTELTIAETAYLASLPKGPNNYHPIRREKAALERRDWVIDRMAENGYITADDAADAKKQPLGVNLRRGGAHIFASDYFAEEVRRQIVEKYGEEALLEGGLSVRTSFDPQIQREARKALQDGLVQYDERRGFRGPVEKIETAGDWTAALAKVKGLRDVPEWKVAVVLAVAADGVDIGLQADPDAEDGDKRTRGHISAENMRWAFRDAAGKRATAKSPVGVLSVGDVVYAQPLSGSGNEYRLRQPPKVQGGMVVMDPHTGRVLAMVGGFSYAQSEFNRSTQAMRQPGSSFKPFIYAAALDNGYTPASVILDAPIEVVSGNQVWKPQNYGGGSAGPSTLRLGIEKSRNLMTVRLAQDMGMNLVAEYAERFGIYDKMPPLLSMSLGSGETTVMRMVSAYSVLANGGKQIKPTLIDRIQDRYGKTIFRHEERGCEGCNATSWQNQDEPVIVDNREQVLDPMTAYQTTSMLEGVVQRGTAAGKIKVDLPVAGKTGTTNDEKDAWFVGYTPDMVAGLYIGFDSPAPLGRGGTGGSLSAPIFGEFIADAAKHLEPSKFIVPDGMKFIAVNRKTGMAAVEGEPDTIMEAFKPGTGPADSFSVIGAENYMSQEDILKTSPQAQQAITGGGGGLY